The following is a genomic window from Pseudophryne corroboree isolate aPseCor3 chromosome 3, aPseCor3.hap2, whole genome shotgun sequence.
CCATCTGTGCCTACATTTTGTCTGGTATTTGGTTGCTAAGTTGTCTGATGGCCACACCAGCTTTGGTTCACACCTACCACATTGAGTTTCCAGACTTGGATTTATCCATCTGTGAGGAGTTCTGGTTTGGAATGGAGAAGAAACGCCTTGCCTATGCATATAGCACTCTGATTCTCACTTATGCCCTTCCCCTGATTGTCATCTCACTGTCCTACCTCAGGATATCTGTCAAGCTGAAGAACAGAGTGGTTCCAGGGAACATTACTTATATTCAGGCTGAGTGGGATAGAGCCAGGCGAAGGAAGACCTTCCGTTTGTTGGTGCTAGTTGTTGGGGCTTTTGGGGTGTGTTGGCTGCCTCTGCATATATTCAATATTATGAAAGATATTGATATTGATCTCATTGACAAACAATATTTTAACTTGGTACAGCTCTTGTGTCACTGGTTCGCAATGATGTCTGCATGCACCAACTCATTCCTCTATGCCTGGCTACATGACAGCTTCAGGGGGGAACTGAAGAAGATGTTCTTATGGAGGAGAAGGAGGGTTGGACCCACAGCCCCATGTGTTCTAAGTGTGGTTCTCTAATATCTGATAAGGGAATGACAGGCAGGCAATATGCTGCCCTCCTAATATACAGTACCTATTAGTCTATCCATCATCACCACTAGATGTCCTCTCTCTATCATACGGTGATTACTGGGTATAATATCTCCATCTTACAGTGATCACCACTAGATGTCCTCTCTCTACCATATGGTGATGACTGGGTATAATATCTTCATCTTACAGTGATCACCACTAGATGTTCTCTCTCTACCATATGGTGATGACTGGGTATAATATCTCCATCTTACAGTGATCACCACTAGGTGTCCTCAGGAGTTATCACCATATGGTGATAACTCGGTATAATATCTCCATCATACAGTGATCACCACTAGATATCCCCTCTCTAACATATGGTGATGACTGGGTATAATATCTCCATCATACGGTGATTACCACTAGATGTCCTCTCTCTACCATATGGtgataactgggtataatatctccATCTTAAGGTGATCACCACTAGATGTCCTCTCTCCTCCATACGGTGATTACTGGGTATAATATCTCCATCCTAAGGTGATCACCACTAGATGTCCTCTCTTTACCATATGGtgataactgggtataatatctacATCATACGGTGATCACCACTAGATGTCCTCTCTCCACCATATGGTGAGGATCCGGTATAATATCTCCGTCATACGGTGAACATCACTAGATGTCCTCTCTCTACCAAACTGtgataactgggtataatatctccATCAAACGGTGATCACCACTAGATGTCCTCTCTCCACCATATGGTGAGGATCCGGTATAATATCTCCGTCATACGGTGATCATCACTAGATGTCCTCTCTCTACCAAACTGTGATAACtgggtataatgggggtcattccgagttgttcgctcgcaagcggattttagcagatttgctcatgctaagccgccgcctactgggagtgaatcttagcatcttaaaattgcgaacgatgtattcgcaatattgcgattacacacctcgtagcagtttctgagtagctccagacttactcggcttctgcgatcagttcagtgcttgtcgttcctggtttgacatcacaaacacacccagcgttcgcccagacactcccccgtttctccggccactcctgcgttttttccggaaacgatagcgttttttcccacacgcccataaaacggcctgtttccgcccagtaacacccatttcctgtcaatcacattacgatcgccagaacgaagaaaaagccgtgagtaaaaatcctaactgcatagcaaatttacttggcgcagtcgcagtgcggacattgcgcatgcgcattaagcggaaaatcgctgcgatgcgaagatttttaccgagcgaacaactcggaatgaccccccatatctccaTCAAACGGTGATCACCACTAGATGTCCTCTCTCTACCATACTGGGTATAATATCTCCATCATACGGTGGAAGGTGATCACCACTAGATGTCCTCTGTCCACCATATATATGGTGATGACTGCGTATAATGGAGGTaatactgagttgatcgcagcaggaactttgttagtatttgggcaaaaccatgtgcactgcacgtgtggcagatgtaacatgtgcagagagagttagatttgggcggggtgtgttcaatctgcaatctaaatttcaggggtaaaaataaagcagccagtatttaccatgcacagaatcaaaataacccacccaaatctaactctctctgcacatgttatatccgcctcccctgcagtgcacatggttttgcccaactgctaacaaagttcctgctgcgatcaactcagaagtacCCCCAATATCTCCATCATACGGTGATCACCACTAGATGTCCTCTCTCCACCATATGGTGATTACTGGGTATAATATCTCCATCATACGGTGATCACCACTAGATGTCCTCTCTCCACCATATGGTGATGACTGGGTATAATATCTCCATCATACGGTGATCACCACTAGATGTCCTCTCTCCACCATACGGTGATTACTGGGTATAATATCTCTGTCATACGGTGATCACCACTAGATGTCCTCTCTCTACCATATGGTGATGACTGGGTATAATATCTCCATCATACGGTGATCACCACTAGATGTCCTCTCTCCACCATATGGTGATGACTGGGTATAATATCTCTGTCATACGGTGATCACCACTAGATGTCCTCTCTCTACCATATGGTGATTACTGGGTATAATATCTCCATCATACGGTGATCATCACTAGATGTCCTCTCTCCACCATACGGTGATTACTGGGTATAATATCTCTGTCATACGGTGATCACCACTAGATGTCCTCTCTCCACCATACGGTGATTACTGGGTATAATATCTCTGTCATACGGTGATCACCACTAGATGTCCTCTCTCTACCATATGGTGATGACTGGGTATAATATCTCCATCATACGGTGATCATCACTAGATGTCCTCTTTCTACCATATGGTGATGACTGGGTATAATATCTCTGTCATACGGTGATCACCACTAGATGTCCTCTCTCCACCATACGGTGATTACTGGGTATAATATCTCTGTCATACGGTGATCACCACTAGATGTCCTCTCTCCACCATACGGTGATTACTGGGTATAATATCTCCATCGTACAGTGATCACCACTAGATGTCCTCTCTCCACCATATATATGGTGATGACTGCGTATAATGGAGGTaatactgagttgatcgcagcaggaactttgttagtatttgggcaaaaccatgtgcactgcacgtgtggcagatgtaacatgtgcagagagagttagatttgggcggggtgtgttcaatctgcaatctaaatttcaggggtaaaaataaagcagccagtatttaccatgcacagaatcaaaataacccacccaaatctaactctctctgcacatgttatatctgcctcccctgcagtgcacatggttttgcccaactgctaacaaagttcctgctgcgatcaactcagaagtacCCCCAATATCTCCATCATACGGTGATCACCACTAGATGTCCTCTCTCCACCATATGGTGATGACTGGGTATAATATCTCCATCATACGGTGATCACCACTAGATGTCCTCTCTCTACCATATGGTGATGACTGGGTATAATATCTCCATCATACGGTGATCACCACTAGATGTCCTCTCTCTACCATACGGTGATGACTGGGTATAATATCTCCGTCATACGGTGATCACCACTAGATGTCCTCTCTCCACCATATGGTGATGACTGGGTATAATATCTCTGTCATACGGTGATCACCACTAGATGTCCTCTCTCCACCATATGGTGATGACTGGGTATAATATCTCCGTCATACGGTGATCACCACTAGATGTCCTCTCTCCACCATATGGTGATGACTGGGTATAATATCTCCATCATACGGTGATCACCACTAGATGTCCTCTCTCTACCATATGGTGATGACTGGGTATAATATCTCCATCATACGGTGATCACCACTAGATGTCCTCTCTCTACCATACGGTGATGACTGGGTATAATATCTCCGTCATACGGTGATCACCACTAGATGTCCTCTCTCCACCATATGGTGATGACTGGGTATAATATCTCTGTCATACGGTGATCACCACTAGATGTCCTCTCTCCACCATATGGTGATGACTGGGTATAATATCTCCGTCATACGGTGATCACCACTAGATGTCCTCTCTCCACCATATGGTGATGACTGGGTATAATATCTCCGTCATACGGTGATCACCACTAGATGTCCTCTCTCCACCATATGGTGATGACTGGGTATAATATCTTCATCATACGATGATCATCACTAGATGTCCTCTCTCCACCATATGGTGATGACTGGGTATAATATCTCCATCATACGGTGATCACCACTAGATGTCCTCTCTCCACCATATGGTGATGACTGGGTATAATATCTTCATCATGCGATGATCATCACTAGATGTCCTCTCTCCACCATATGGTGATTACTGGGTCTAATATCTCTGTCATACGGTGATCACCACTAGATGTCCTCTCTCCACCATATGGTGATGACTGGGTATAATATCTCCATCATACGATGATCATCACTAGATGTCCTCTCTCCACCATACGGTGATTACTGGGTATAATATCTCTGTCATACCGTGATCACCACTAGATGTCCTCTCTCCACCATATGGTGATGACTGGGTATAATATCTCCATCATACGGTGATCATCACTAGATGTCCTCTCTCCACCATACGGTGATTACTGGGTATAATATCTCTGTCATACGGTGATCACCACTAGATGTCCTCTCTCTACCATATGGTGATTACTGGGTATAATATCTCTGTCATACGGTGATCACCACTAGATGTCCTCTCTCCACCATACAGTGATTACTGGGTATAATATCTCTGTCATACGGTGATCACCACTAGATGTCCTCTCTCTACCATACGGTGATTACTGGGTATAATATCTCTGTCATACGGTGATCACCACTAGATGTCCTCTCTCTACCATACGGTGATTACTGGGTATAATATCTCTGTCATACGGTGATCACCACTAGATGTCCTCTCTCTACCATATGGTGATTACTGGGTATAATATCTCTGTCATACGGTGATCACCACTAGATGTCCTCTCTCTACCATACGGTGATTACTGGGTATAATATCTCTGTCATACGGTGATCATCACTAGATGTCCTCTCTCTACCATATGGTGATTACTGGGTATAATATCTCCATCTTACAGTGATCACCACTAGATGTCCTCTCTCTACCATATGGTGATGACTGGGTATaattaatgtatgtatgtatgtatgtatgtatgtatgtatgtatgtatgtatgtttgtatgtatgtatgtatgtatgtatgtctgtctgcCTTTGTCTACCTTGCTGTAAATCCCCAAATTTCTgtgctttatttttatatattaaatatttatttaatcTCACGCTTTATGTTTTTAATACACAGATGTTTGGTTACGGAGGACCTTTTCCATAATATACCAACAGCTACTTATGAAACACATTCCATGCTGGTCATTTAATTACAACCATGTTCAAAAtgattattttttcctgtttgTTACAGTAGGTGTATTATGCTAGTAACTCGGGTGTCTTACTACTGATTTACTGGTAACACACAGTActagttactagtgatgagcgggttcggtttctccgaaaccgaaccccccgaacttcacctttttcacacgggtccgaggcaggttagaaccttcccgccttgctcggctaacccgagcgcgcccgaacgtcatcatcccgctgtcggattctcgcgagattcggattctatataagcagccgcgcgtcaccgccattttcactcgtgcattggagatgatagggagaggacgtgtctggcgtcctctctgtttattgtagaagttgattggtttactttatttcttatttgtggggaggattggggagcagctgttaggagcacagtgcagagttttgctgataagtgaccaccagtttttatccgttctctgcctgaaaaaaacgctccatatctgtgctcagtgtgctgcatgatatatctgtgctgagtgctcacactgcttaattgtggggactggggagcagcatatagcaggagtacagtgcagagttttgctgacagtgaccaccagtatacgttgtttgcctgaaaaacactccatatctgtgctcagtgtgctgctttattgtggggactggggaccaccagtataattaatattatataggaggagtacagtgcagagtgcactgctgtacctacctctgtgtcgtcgactcgtcatccattaagtatactatccatctacattctatacctgtggtgcattttagatagttttgcagtttgctgacacagtgtccaccagtatactatatatactatagcagtacggtaggccactgctgtacctacctctgtgtcttcactcgtcatccattaagtatactatccatctacattctatacctgtggtgcattttagttttgcagtttgctgacagtgtccaccagtatactatatatagcagtacggtaggccactgctgtacctacctctgtgtcgtcactcgtcatccattaagtatactatccatctacattctatacctgtggtgcattttagttttgcagtttgctgacagtgtccaccagtatactatatatagcagtacggtaggccactgctgtacctacctctgtgtcgtcactcgtcatccattaagtatactatccatctacattctatacctgtggtgcattttagttttgcagtttgctgacagtgtccaccagtatactatatatatacttatagcagtacggtaggccactgctgtacctacctctgtgtcgtcactcgtcatccattaagtatactatccatctacattctatacctgtggtgccttttagttgtgcacagtaaatatagtagtaggccattgctattgatcctggcatataattccacacattaaaaaatggagaacaaaaatgtggaggttaaagggaaagatcaagatccacttccacctcgtgctgaagctgctgccactagtcatggccaagacgatgaaatgccatcaacgtcgtctgccaaggccgatgcccaatgtcatagtagagagcatgtaaaatccaaaacacaaaagttcagtaaaatgacccaaaaatcaaaattaaaagcgtctgaggagaagcgtaaacttgccaatatgccatttacgacacggagtggcaaggaacggctaaggccctggcctatgttcatggctagtggttcagcttcatatgaggatggaagcactcatcctctcgctagaaaaaaagaaaaaacttaagctggcaaaagcacagcaaagaactgtgcattcttcaaaatcacaaatccccaaggagagtccaattgtgtcggttgcgatgcctgaccttcccaacactggacgggaagagcttgcgccttccaccatttgcacgccccctgcaagtgctggaaggagcacccgcagtccagttcctgatagtcaaattgaagatgtcactgttgaagtacaccaggatgaggatatgggtgttgctggcgctggggaggaaattgacaaggaggattctgatggtgaggtggtttgtttaagtcaggcacccggggagacacctgttgtccatgggacgaatatggccattgacatgcctggtcaaaatacaaaaaaaaatcagctcttcggtgtgtggaattatttcaacacaaatgcggacaacaggtgtcaagccgtgtgttgcctttgtcaagctgtaataagtaggggtaaggacgttaaccacctcggaacatcctcccttatacgtcacctgcagcgcattcatcataagtcagtgacaagttcaaaaactttgggtgacagcggaagcagtccactgaccactaaatcccttcctcttgtaaccaagctcctgcaaaccacaccaccaactccctcagtgtcaatttcctccttacccaggaaagccaatagtcctgcaggccatgtcattgtcaagtctgacgagtcctctcctgcctgggattcctccgatgcatccttgagtgtaacgcctactgctgctggcgctgctgttgttgctgctgggagtcgatcgtcatccaataggggaagtcggaagaccacttgtactacttccagtaagcaattgactgtccaacagtcctttgcgaggaagatgaaatatcacagcagtcatcctgctgcaaagcagataactcaggccttggcagcctgggcggtgagaaacgtggttccggtatccatcgttaattcagaggcaactatagacttgattgagctactgtgtccccggtaccaaataccatctaggttccatttctctaggcaggcgataccgaaaatgtacacagacctcagaaaaagactcaccagtgtcctaaaaaatgcagttgtacccaatgtccacttaaccacggacatgtggacaagtggagcagggcagactcaggactatatgactgtgacagcccactgggtagatgtattgcctcccgcagcaagaacagcagcggcggcaccagtagcagcatctcgcaaacgccaactcgttcctaggcaggctacgctttgtatcaccgctttccagaataggcacacagctgacaacctcttacggcaactgaggaagatcatcgcagaatggcttaccccaattggactctcctgtggatttgtgacatcggacaacgccagcaatattgtgcgtgcattacatctgggcaaattccagcacgtcccatgttttgcacatacattgaattttgtggtgcagaattatttaaaaaacgacaggggcgtgcaagagatgctgtcggtggcctgaagaattgcgggccacttttcggcattcaggcaccgcgtacagaagactggagcaccaccaaacattcctgaacctgccctgccatcatctgaagcaagaggtggtaacgaggtggaattcaaccctctatatgcttcagaggatggaggagcagcaaaaggccattcaagcctatacatctgcccacgatataggcaaaggagggggaatgcacctgactcaagcgcagtggagaatgatttcaacgttgtgcaaggttctgcaaccctttgaacttgccacacgtgaagtcagttcagacactgccagcctgagtcaggtcattcccctcatcaggcttttgcagaagaagctggagacattgaaggaggagctaaaacagagcgattccgctaggcatgtgggacttgtggatggagcccttaattcgcttaaccaggattcacgggtggtcaatctgttgaaatcagagcactacattttggccaccgtgctcgatcctagatttaaaacctacgttgtatctctctttccggcagacacaagtctgcagaggttcaaagacctgctggtgagaaaattgtcaagtcaaggggaacgtgacccgtcaacatc
Proteins encoded in this region:
- the PRLHR gene encoding prolactin-releasing peptide receptor, with the translated sequence MMMKNFSTQILFSGMGSNSSSQFMGLQLLHSFKPLIIPCYSLVVCIGIIGNYLLIYVICKTKKMHNVTNFLVGNLAFSDMLMCATCVPLTLAYAFEPQGWVFGHFMCYFVYLMQPVTVYVSVFTLTVIAVDRYHATVYPLRRRLTIPICAYILSGIWLLSCLMATPALVHTYHIEFPDLDLSICEEFWFGMEKKRLAYAYSTLILTYALPLIVISLSYLRISVKLKNRVVPGNITYIQAEWDRARRRKTFRLLVLVVGAFGVCWLPLHIFNIMKDIDIDLIDKQYFNLVQLLCHWFAMMSACTNSFLYAWLHDSFRGELKKMFLWRRRRVGPTAPCVLSVVL